A genomic region of Devosia ginsengisoli contains the following coding sequences:
- a CDS encoding ABC transporter ATP-binding protein, with product MTAASTRPAFMHLEGVRKVYKFGGKEFLAVSDVTLDIAEGELVSIVGPSGCGKSTLLKILAGLHGHDGGTVEIGNAQSPFTPGRDIGMVFQQALLLKWRTILDNVMLPAEILGLPRAASRERARDLLDMVGLEKFADAYPQQLSGGMQQRAAIARSLVHDPKLILMDEPFGALDALTRERMNLELMRIWKQSGKTILFVTHGIQEAVFLGSQVAVLTAGPARMAAHFDIDLPEPRTLAIKTSEKFGDYTRKIYALLGME from the coding sequence ATGACCGCCGCCTCCACCCGTCCGGCCTTCATGCACCTCGAAGGCGTGCGCAAGGTCTACAAGTTCGGCGGCAAGGAGTTTCTTGCCGTCTCCGATGTCACGCTCGACATCGCCGAGGGCGAGCTGGTTTCGATCGTCGGTCCATCGGGCTGCGGCAAGTCCACGCTGCTGAAGATACTCGCGGGCCTGCACGGCCATGATGGCGGCACTGTCGAAATCGGCAATGCGCAGTCGCCCTTCACCCCCGGCCGCGATATCGGCATGGTGTTCCAGCAGGCGCTGCTGCTGAAATGGCGCACCATTCTCGACAATGTCATGCTGCCGGCCGAAATCCTCGGCCTGCCGCGCGCGGCGAGCCGCGAGCGTGCCCGCGACCTGCTGGACATGGTCGGGCTCGAAAAATTCGCTGACGCCTATCCGCAGCAGCTTTCGGGCGGCATGCAGCAGCGCGCCGCCATCGCCCGTTCGCTGGTGCACGATCCCAAGCTGATCCTCATGGATGAGCCGTTCGGCGCGCTCGACGCCTTGACCCGCGAGCGCATGAACCTCGAACTCATGCGCATTTGGAAGCAGAGCGGCAAGACCATCCTGTTCGTCACGCACGGCATCCAGGAAGCCGTGTTTCTCGGCTCGCAGGTGGCGGTGCTGACCGCCGGCCCGGCCCGTATGGCCGCGCATTTCGACATCGATCTCCCCGAACCCCGCACCTTGGCAATCAAGACCAGCGAGAAGTTCGGCGACTACACCAGGAAAATCTACGCCCTGCTTGGCATGGAGTGA